A region from the Benincasa hispida cultivar B227 chromosome 10, ASM972705v1, whole genome shotgun sequence genome encodes:
- the LOC120088926 gene encoding uncharacterized protein LOC120088926: MEQMPLYAEFFKDTVSKKRNTGRFATVGLTQEYNTIILPKMRDPGSFIPCLIEGIYIGQALCDLGASINLMPLSIFKRLDVGQLTPTTVILQLADRSLVHLEGKLKDVLVTKNRFILTADFIILDYEADKDVPIILGRPFLSTGHA; encoded by the coding sequence ATGGAGCAGATGCCTCTGTATGCGGAATTTTTTAAGGACACCGTCTCGAAGAAGAGAAACACAGGAAGATTCGCCACGGTGGGATTGACACAAGAATACAACACTATAATTCTACCAAAGATGCGTGACCCAGGCAGTTTCATACCCTGCTTAATAGAAGGAATCTATATTGGCCAAGCATTATGCGATCTCGGGGCAAGcataaacttaatgcccctttcaattttcaaaagattAGATGTGGGACAGCTAACACCCACAACAGTGATTCTTCAACTTGCCGATAGATCCTTGGTGCACCTTGAAGGGAAATTAAAGGATGTCTTGGTAACAAAAAACAGATTCATCCTAACTGCAGACTTCATTATCTTAGATTATGAGGCAGATAAAGATGTTCCAAttatattgggacgaccattcttgTCTACTGGTCATGCTTAA
- the LOC120088927 gene encoding uncharacterized protein LOC120088927, which translates to MKLDDALWAYRAAYKTPIGMSQYALMFGKACYLPLELEYKAMWAVKKLNFDLKAAGEERKLQLLELDEWRLQAYENSKIYKERTKRWHDKHICEKNLKVGQRVLLFNSRVRLFSGKLKLRWSRPFIIKEVFPHGMVNEDGTNAFKVNGQRVKLYHGGDI; encoded by the coding sequence ATGAAACTAGATGATGCCCTATGGGCATATCGGGCTGCTTATAAgacacccataggcatgtcaCAATATGCATTGATGTTTGGAAAGGCTTGTTATCTACCGTTGGAACTGGAatataaggcgatgtgggcagtTAAGAAACTCAACTTTGATCTTAAGGCTGCAGGAGAAGAGAGAAAACTTCAACTACTAGAGCTGGACGAGTGGAGATTACAAGCGTATgagaattccaaaatttataaagaacGCACCAAGCGATGGCATGATAAGCATATTTGTGAGAAAAACCTCAAGGTAGGTCAAAGGGTATTGTTGTTCAACTCCAGGGTGCGTCTCTTTTCTGGAAAACTAAAGTTGCGTTGGTCCAGGCCTTTCATAATCAAGGAAGTATTCCCGCATGGAATGGTGAACGAAGATGGAACCAACGCATTTAAAGTGAATGGACAGAGAGTGAAGCTATATCATGGAGGGGATATCTAG
- the LOC120087828 gene encoding proteasome subunit beta type-4, whose translation MSPADSNQANHNILFPEAPIQRTQYPYVTGTSVVAIKYKDGILMVADLGGSYGSTLRYKSVERIKAIGKHSLLGASGEISDFQELLRNLDELMLYDNMWDDGNALGPKEIHSYLTRVMYNRRNKFNPLWNSLVLGGVKNGQKYLGTVNMIGVTFEDDHVTTGFGNHLARPILRDEWHENLTFEEGVKLLEKCMRVLLYRDRSAVNKLQIAKITEEGVTISQPYSLKTFWNYSAFENPTSGAEGSW comes from the exons ATGAGT CCCGCTGATTCCAACCAGGCGAACCACAATATTCTCTTCCCGGAAGCTCCAATTCAAAGAACCCA GTATCCTTATGTGACTGGTACATCCGTGGTTGCCATCAAATACAAAGATGGGATTTTAATGGTTGCTGATTTGGGAG GCTCCTATGGTTCTACACTGCGGTATAAGAGTGTGGAGAGAATCAAAGCTATTGGAAAACATTCTCTACTTGGTGCTAGTGGTGAAATTAGTGACTTTCAGGAGTTATTGCGAAATCTTGATGAGCTCAT GTTGTATGATAACATGTGGGATGATGGTAATGCTTTGGGGCCAAAGGAGATCCATAGCTACTTAACTCGAGTGATGTATAACAGGCGGAACAAGTTCAACCCACTTTGGAACTCACTTGTTCTAGGTGGGGTGAAGAATGGGCAAAAGTATCTTGGCACG GTTAATATGATTGGTGTAACTTTTGAAGATGACCATGTTACTACTGGTTTTGGCAATCACCTTGCACGGCCAATTCTTCGCGATGAGTGGCACGAGAACCTGACTTTTGAAGAAGGTGTGAAATTGCTGGAGAAATGCATGAGGGTACTCTTGTACCGTGATAGGTCTGCTGTCAACAAGCTCCag ATTGCAAAAATAACTGAGGAAGGTGTGACAATCTCCCAACCCTACTCTTTGAAAACATTCTGGAACTACTCTGCTTTCGAGAATCCAACTTCTGGTGCTGAGGGGTCATGGTAG